One region of Bosea sp. 29B genomic DNA includes:
- a CDS encoding glycosyl hydrolase family 8 produces the protein MKRLRATLAAMLLSLTSSAHAALPAGAWELYRQKFVTAEGRVIDDANGGISHSESQGYGLLLACLAGDRSSFASILSFTRTEFLIRDDGLAAWRWDPKTTPRISDINNASDGDLLIAEALTCAGTRWSMPAYTTAARQIARSLAKVALLKRGSETWLMPAAKGFSEQERPDGPVINPSYWVFESFPVLARLTGDQSWMQVQASGLKLLDDLARRKVPAADWLSLKGEPKPADGFPPQFGYNALRIPLYLLRAGLADKQRLEPFRQAWANGTAVIDVPSGKPVEPLPDAGYRILNAAMACALDRTPVPTELKTFQPTLYYPSTLHLLALSMLSERYPQCM, from the coding sequence GTGAAACGGCTTCGCGCAACCCTGGCCGCGATGCTGCTCAGCCTCACCTCCAGTGCTCATGCTGCCCTCCCCGCCGGCGCGTGGGAGCTCTACCGGCAAAAATTCGTCACCGCCGAGGGGCGCGTCATCGACGACGCCAATGGCGGCATCAGCCACAGCGAGAGCCAGGGCTACGGCCTGCTGCTGGCATGCCTTGCCGGCGATCGCAGCAGCTTCGCCAGCATCCTCTCCTTCACCCGGACCGAGTTCCTCATCCGCGATGACGGCCTCGCGGCCTGGCGCTGGGACCCGAAGACCACGCCGCGCATCAGCGACATCAACAACGCCAGCGACGGCGACCTCCTGATTGCAGAAGCCCTCACCTGCGCCGGCACGCGCTGGTCGATGCCCGCCTACACCACCGCGGCCCGCCAGATCGCCCGGTCATTGGCCAAGGTGGCACTCCTGAAACGCGGCAGCGAAACCTGGCTGATGCCGGCGGCAAAGGGCTTTTCCGAGCAGGAACGGCCGGACGGGCCGGTGATCAACCCGTCCTACTGGGTGTTCGAGAGCTTCCCCGTCCTCGCCCGGCTCACCGGCGACCAGAGCTGGATGCAGGTGCAGGCCAGCGGATTGAAGCTGCTGGACGACCTCGCCAGGCGGAAGGTTCCGGCGGCCGACTGGCTCTCGCTCAAGGGCGAGCCGAAGCCGGCCGACGGCTTCCCGCCGCAGTTCGGCTACAACGCGCTGCGCATCCCGCTCTATCTCCTGCGGGCCGGCCTTGCCGACAAGCAACGCCTCGAACCCTTCCGCCAGGCCTGGGCCAATGGCACGGCAGTAATCGACGTGCCGAGCGGCAAACCGGTCGAGCCGCTGCCGGACGCCGGCTACCGCATCCTGAACGCCGCCATGGCCTGTGCGCTTGACCGCACCCCTGTCCCAACCGAGCTGAAGACCTTCCAGCCGACACTCTACTACCCGTCAACCCTGCATCTGCTTGCCCTCTCGATGCTCAGCGAGAGGTATCCGCAATGCATGTGA
- a CDS encoding cellulose biosynthesis cyclic di-GMP-binding regulatory protein BcsB codes for MIAPPAQHPAAARPAEPKPQAEPAPAAVTPAIPASFAFKPLLPAARVMLEGEGDARSWAFYLTQDEAGADLNLDIAFQNALVVMPEASRLTVRINGERIMEAPIASSDRLKRTSTAIRKGLLRPGQNTIRFEAVQRHRTDCTIASTYELWTRIDGAGTRLSFRNPAQQSRLRSIDDLPAVGADETGQTTIHIVAPGAASAVAANSILAVAQGVALRGRYSQAAVRISERLPDRVRPGMLTVLLGTSKELRDLIGTLPAEAGVGSFVGFTTHPKLGPAALLVTGETWQDLEATIARLLTGPVSRPTNINRKTMATASWHVPDAPFVSDSQVLRFSELGIATQESSGRRMRVRAVLAMPGDFYANAYGEATLYLDGAYSEVLPGDSHIEIFVNGNVAATVPLNTTSGGLFQQTPITVPLRHFRPGINEIWFEAVTPARSDLACGPGATLPGKNRFALFDTTALAIPNFAKIGVSPNLAAVAGTGFPYSITAQIALLVGRLDIPNLSAAATLLARLAQRADRPLPVDVIGSAAAIGDRPALIVGAAGQMPAGLLPRIGIADNVRNTWPQRADAVVLVPETEGTAVFDAVINRFQGRQTTPEDSGGVAPSTEATRDRWRGSFGGPLARYFISFDRWLQRTFDLSFAQLRTPSRAPTLYEPAEGAELIAAQASDPDTRQVWTAFVVRQEEALEKNVDRLVTPGNWAGMAGKLTAFRSGQDNHVLSADSTAFVMTRAFSLANMRLVFANWMSSNIGIYALTLLGACIGLGIGTFLMLGRLGRRS; via the coding sequence ATGATCGCCCCGCCCGCCCAGCACCCTGCAGCCGCCCGTCCGGCGGAACCCAAACCGCAGGCAGAGCCGGCACCGGCAGCAGTGACGCCAGCCATTCCCGCCAGCTTCGCCTTCAAGCCGCTGCTGCCGGCCGCCCGCGTCATGCTCGAAGGTGAAGGCGATGCACGCAGCTGGGCCTTCTATCTGACCCAGGACGAGGCCGGCGCCGACCTCAATCTCGACATCGCCTTCCAGAATGCGCTGGTCGTGATGCCGGAGGCCTCGCGCCTGACGGTGCGCATCAATGGCGAGCGCATCATGGAAGCGCCGATCGCCTCCTCCGATCGCCTGAAGCGAACCTCTACCGCGATCCGCAAAGGGCTTCTCAGGCCCGGCCAGAACACGATCCGCTTCGAGGCCGTGCAACGCCATCGCACCGACTGCACGATCGCCTCCACCTATGAGTTGTGGACACGCATCGACGGCGCCGGCACCAGACTCTCCTTCAGGAACCCGGCACAGCAATCGCGGCTGCGCAGCATCGACGACCTGCCAGCAGTCGGTGCCGACGAGACCGGGCAGACGACCATCCATATCGTCGCGCCGGGCGCGGCGAGTGCCGTTGCCGCAAACAGCATTCTTGCCGTGGCTCAAGGCGTTGCCCTGCGCGGTCGCTACAGCCAGGCGGCGGTTCGGATCTCCGAGCGGCTGCCCGACAGGGTCCGCCCGGGGATGCTGACCGTCCTGCTCGGAACGAGCAAGGAGCTGCGCGACCTCATCGGCACCTTGCCCGCGGAGGCCGGCGTCGGCAGCTTCGTCGGCTTCACGACGCATCCGAAGCTCGGACCTGCCGCCCTGCTCGTCACTGGAGAGACCTGGCAAGACCTCGAGGCGACCATCGCCAGGCTCCTGACCGGGCCGGTCTCCCGGCCGACCAACATCAACCGCAAGACGATGGCTACGGCGAGCTGGCACGTCCCCGATGCGCCGTTCGTCTCCGACAGCCAGGTGCTGCGCTTTTCGGAACTCGGGATTGCGACGCAGGAATCCTCGGGGCGGCGCATGCGCGTGCGCGCCGTCCTCGCGATGCCGGGAGATTTCTACGCAAACGCCTATGGCGAAGCGACGCTCTATCTAGACGGCGCCTATTCCGAGGTCCTGCCCGGCGACAGCCATATCGAGATCTTCGTCAACGGCAATGTCGCGGCGACCGTGCCGCTCAATACGACGAGCGGAGGCCTCTTCCAGCAAACCCCGATCACGGTACCGCTCAGGCACTTCCGACCTGGCATCAATGAGATCTGGTTCGAGGCGGTGACGCCGGCCAGGTCCGACCTCGCCTGCGGACCGGGCGCGACATTGCCCGGAAAGAACCGCTTTGCGCTGTTCGACACCACGGCTCTGGCGATCCCGAACTTCGCCAAGATCGGCGTCAGCCCCAATCTGGCGGCAGTGGCGGGAACCGGTTTTCCCTATTCGATCACCGCCCAGATCGCCCTGCTCGTTGGCCGCCTGGACATCCCCAACCTGAGCGCCGCTGCGACCCTGCTCGCAAGGCTCGCCCAGCGCGCCGATCGGCCGCTCCCCGTCGACGTCATTGGCAGCGCCGCCGCCATCGGCGACCGTCCCGCCCTGATCGTGGGCGCCGCCGGCCAGATGCCCGCTGGATTGCTGCCGCGCATCGGCATCGCCGACAATGTCCGCAACACCTGGCCGCAGCGCGCGGACGCAGTCGTCCTCGTGCCTGAGACCGAGGGCACGGCCGTGTTCGATGCGGTGATCAACCGCTTCCAGGGGCGGCAGACGACGCCGGAAGATTCCGGTGGCGTCGCGCCGAGCACCGAGGCGACCCGCGATCGCTGGCGCGGCTCGTTCGGCGGCCCCCTCGCGCGCTATTTCATCAGCTTCGACCGATGGCTGCAGCGCACCTTCGATCTCTCCTTCGCCCAGCTGCGCACCCCTTCGCGCGCGCCCACGCTCTATGAACCGGCCGAAGGAGCCGAGCTGATCGCTGCCCAAGCGAGCGACCCCGACACAAGGCAGGTCTGGACCGCCTTCGTCGTGCGCCAGGAGGAGGCGCTGGAGAAGAACGTCGACAGGCTCGTCACCCCCGGCAACTGGGCAGGCATGGCCGGCAAGCTCACCGCCTTCCGCAGTGGGCAGGACAATCACGTCCTCTCAGCGGACAGCACCGCCTTCGTCATGACCCGGGCGTTCAGCCTGGCCAATATGCGCCTCGTCTTCGCCAACTGGATGTCGAGCAATATCGGCATCTATGCGTTGACCCTGCTGGGAGCCTGCATCGGCCTCGGCATCGGAACCTTCCTGATGCTCGGCCGGTTGGGGAGGCGTTCGTGA
- the bcsA gene encoding UDP-forming cellulose synthase catalytic subunit — MRTAIYVIFWAIATAVVVALITLPISLQAHLIAGTIVVGAMILLKFLRPYGVWRLIALGLGTAMVLRYVYWRTTSTLPPINQLEDFIPGLILYLAELYNIGMLFLSLFVVAMPLPRRKSAPPIAADAPTVDVFVPTYNEEPELLATTLSAALAMDYPAGRLTVYLLDDGGTDEKCNADNFVAASAARERRTALQTLCEGLGCTYLTRERNVSAKAGNLNNGLAHSSGDLVVVFDADHAPARSFLTETIGYFGEDPKLFLVQTPHFFINPDPLERNLKTFKAMPSENEMFYGIIQRGLDKWNASFFCGSAAVLRRTALQTTSGFSGRSITEDAETAITLHATGWNSIYVDKPLIAGLQPATFASFIGQRSRWAQGMMQILIYHRPMLKSGLSLPQRLCYSSSALFWLFPFVRLTFLVAPLFYLFFGLEIFTASGAEFIAYVFSYMAVNLMMQNYLYGRYRWPWISELYEFIQSVYLLPAVISVLLNPGKPTFKVTAKSEELGTRRVSELGLPFFIIFAVLALGVVATYWRIITQPYNADTTLVVGLWNILNLLMAGCALGVVSERPEGRGARRFPVKRRGQISIDGRTAPIVTENVSVDGVAIRVLSKEFDRLPAGSKGEIAFETSIAMPAGALPVRVVRLAPDTKGLVLGCRYEPSEPLHSRIIADLAFSDAGIWSSFQKARRQNMGVIYGTLRFLRLAVFQTSRGLSYFFGLARFARSNPTRGAAE; from the coding sequence ATGCGAACCGCGATCTACGTCATCTTCTGGGCGATCGCCACGGCCGTGGTCGTGGCGCTGATCACGCTGCCGATCAGCCTGCAGGCGCATCTGATCGCCGGGACGATCGTGGTCGGGGCGATGATCCTGCTCAAATTCCTGCGTCCCTACGGGGTCTGGCGCCTGATTGCGCTCGGCCTCGGGACGGCGATGGTGCTGCGCTATGTCTACTGGCGCACGACGAGCACGCTGCCCCCGATCAACCAGCTCGAGGACTTCATCCCCGGGCTGATCCTCTATCTGGCCGAACTCTACAATATCGGCATGCTGTTTCTCAGCCTGTTCGTCGTGGCGATGCCGCTGCCGCGACGCAAGAGCGCCCCGCCGATCGCCGCCGACGCTCCAACCGTCGATGTCTTCGTGCCCACCTACAACGAGGAGCCGGAGCTGCTGGCGACGACGCTGTCGGCGGCGCTCGCCATGGATTATCCGGCCGGCCGGCTCACCGTCTACCTGCTCGACGACGGCGGCACCGATGAGAAATGCAATGCCGACAATTTCGTCGCCGCCAGCGCGGCCCGGGAGCGTCGCACGGCACTGCAGACGCTTTGCGAGGGGCTCGGCTGCACCTATCTGACGCGCGAGCGCAATGTCAGCGCCAAAGCCGGAAACCTCAACAACGGCCTCGCCCATTCCAGCGGCGACCTCGTCGTCGTCTTCGACGCCGACCACGCGCCGGCACGCAGCTTCCTGACCGAGACGATCGGCTATTTCGGCGAGGATCCGAAGCTGTTCCTGGTCCAGACGCCGCATTTCTTCATCAATCCCGATCCGCTCGAGCGCAATCTCAAGACGTTCAAGGCGATGCCGTCCGAGAACGAGATGTTCTACGGCATCATCCAGCGCGGTCTCGACAAGTGGAATGCCTCGTTCTTCTGCGGCTCGGCCGCAGTGCTGCGCCGCACGGCGCTGCAGACGACCAGCGGCTTCTCAGGGCGCAGCATCACCGAGGATGCCGAGACCGCGATCACCCTGCACGCCACCGGCTGGAACAGCATCTATGTCGACAAGCCACTGATCGCCGGGCTCCAGCCCGCGACCTTCGCGAGCTTCATCGGCCAGCGCTCGCGCTGGGCGCAGGGCATGATGCAGATCCTGATCTACCACCGCCCGATGCTGAAAAGCGGCCTCTCGCTGCCGCAGCGCCTGTGCTACTCGTCCTCGGCCCTGTTCTGGCTGTTCCCGTTCGTGCGCCTGACTTTCCTGGTGGCGCCGCTGTTCTACCTGTTCTTCGGGCTGGAGATCTTCACCGCCTCGGGCGCCGAGTTCATCGCCTATGTGTTCAGCTACATGGCGGTGAACCTGATGATGCAGAACTATCTCTATGGCCGCTATCGCTGGCCGTGGATCTCCGAGCTCTACGAATTCATCCAGTCGGTCTACCTGCTACCGGCAGTGATCTCGGTCCTCCTCAATCCCGGCAAGCCGACCTTCAAGGTCACCGCCAAGAGCGAAGAGCTTGGGACGCGGCGCGTCTCCGAGCTCGGCCTGCCCTTCTTCATCATCTTCGCCGTGCTGGCGCTCGGCGTCGTCGCCACCTATTGGCGCATCATCACCCAGCCCTACAATGCCGACACCACCCTCGTGGTCGGGCTCTGGAACATCCTCAACCTGCTGATGGCCGGTTGCGCCCTCGGCGTGGTCTCGGAGCGGCCGGAAGGACGCGGCGCCCGGCGTTTCCCGGTGAAGCGCCGCGGGCAAATCAGCATCGATGGCAGGACGGCGCCGATCGTCACCGAGAACGTCTCCGTCGACGGCGTCGCCATCCGGGTGCTGTCCAAGGAGTTCGACAGGCTGCCCGCCGGCAGCAAGGGGGAGATCGCCTTCGAAACGTCGATCGCGATGCCGGCGGGCGCCCTACCCGTACGCGTCGTGCGCCTCGCTCCGGACACGAAGGGCCTGGTGCTCGGCTGCCGCTACGAGCCGAGCGAGCCGCTGCACAGCCGCATCATCGCGGACCTCGCCTTCTCGGATGCCGGGATCTGGAGCAGCTTCCAGAAGGCGCGGCGCCAGAACATGGGCGTCATCTACGGCACCTTGCGCTTCCTGCGCCTCGCCGTGTTCCAGACCAGCCGCGGCCTGTCCTATTTCTTCGGCCTCGCCCGCTTTGCCCGTTCCAATCCTACGCGGGGGGCGGCGGAATGA
- the bcsN gene encoding cellulose biosynthesis protein BcsN, giving the protein MAGCGEQRLADSELVTATRSLSVDPSRAMIVLPPGSPPVIGITQRSYENAIAQTISLTTRGRTPGENMIEVAFFTAADLPDSAGVEGNLLKLPGIDDFAVAQDMEERLPGVAMAPSAVFVQNKYGPFGYAFGRGTGGEACLYAWQRIANGDSIFRPKSGAVSVRMRICDPKASEAALLRLAYDYSLNASLRRSGWGPAGDAPAPAPGLGQAGAPIYPLPQVSAEDAPGPRRAARPRPARAPRIEADRFQETQPVPDKRLEGYPTVPPPPTTP; this is encoded by the coding sequence ATGGCCGGATGCGGCGAGCAGAGACTTGCCGATTCGGAACTGGTGACGGCGACGCGCTCGCTCTCGGTCGACCCGAGCCGGGCGATGATCGTGCTTCCGCCCGGCAGCCCGCCGGTGATCGGCATCACCCAGCGCAGCTATGAGAACGCAATCGCGCAGACGATCTCGCTGACGACACGCGGCCGCACGCCCGGCGAGAACATGATCGAGGTCGCCTTCTTCACCGCGGCCGACCTGCCGGACAGCGCCGGCGTCGAGGGCAATCTGCTCAAGCTGCCGGGGATCGACGACTTCGCCGTCGCGCAGGACATGGAGGAGCGCCTGCCGGGCGTCGCCATGGCGCCCTCGGCCGTCTTCGTCCAGAACAAATACGGGCCGTTCGGCTACGCCTTCGGCCGTGGCACCGGCGGCGAGGCCTGTCTCTACGCCTGGCAGCGCATCGCTAATGGCGACAGCATCTTCCGGCCGAAATCGGGCGCGGTCTCGGTCCGCATGCGCATCTGCGACCCCAAGGCGAGCGAAGCCGCGCTACTGCGCCTCGCCTATGACTACTCGCTCAACGCCTCGCTGCGACGCAGCGGCTGGGGCCCGGCCGGGGATGCGCCGGCGCCGGCGCCGGGGCTCGGCCAGGCCGGCGCGCCGATCTACCCGCTGCCGCAGGTTTCGGCCGAGGACGCGCCGGGGCCGCGGCGTGCCGCCCGGCCGCGGCCGGCGCGGGCGCCTCGGATCGAAGCCGATCGCTTTCAAGAAACGCAGCCCGTCCCCGACAAGCGGCTGGAGGGGTATCCGACCGTTCCACCGCCACCCACGACACCCTGA
- a CDS encoding disulfide bond formation protein B, translated as MTGLASRLLADPRRLIALIGLASLALIGGAWFFELVLHLRPCKLCLEQRAPHYAVIGLTTLALIFARSRRLQIAVLIVLALLMAWSTGLGVYHSGVEWGIFAGPNDCGGTPAPAAAGVQDLMKQLQTTRIVSCTEAAWRFLGLSLAGWNALTSLGLLAIALLGLRNASQRPDRSPA; from the coding sequence ATGACCGGCCTTGCCTCGCGCCTCCTCGCCGATCCGCGCCGCCTGATCGCCCTGATCGGGCTCGCCAGCCTCGCCTTGATCGGCGGCGCCTGGTTCTTCGAGCTGGTCCTGCATCTGCGCCCTTGCAAGCTCTGCCTCGAACAGCGCGCGCCGCACTATGCCGTGATCGGCCTGACGACGCTCGCACTGATCTTCGCCCGCTCGCGCCGGCTGCAGATCGCGGTGCTGATCGTCCTCGCTTTGTTGATGGCCTGGAGCACCGGGCTCGGCGTCTACCATTCCGGCGTAGAGTGGGGGATCTTCGCCGGTCCGAACGATTGCGGCGGCACGCCTGCCCCGGCGGCGGCCGGGGTCCAGGATCTGATGAAGCAATTGCAGACGACCCGCATCGTCTCCTGCACGGAAGCCGCCTGGCGCTTCCTCGGCCTCTCCCTCGCTGGCTGGAATGCGCTCACCTCGCTCGGGCTGCTGGCCATCGCCTTGCTCGGGCTGCGGAACGCCTCGCAACGCCCGGATCGATCGCCGGCCTGA
- a CDS encoding YqaA family protein yields MFERLYLWTLSLAARRSAQVWLAVVAFIESSFFLIPADVLFVPMALAKPERAYRLALIATVFSTLGGIAGYALGYYAFDALARPVLAFYGKLGAFEQLRACAGPDTTLLLLTTSGLAHLPPIKVVTILAGAVHIGLGFFVLSCVLARGARFFALAFLLRRYGETIRHFIEKRLKLIALGGAALLILLYFGLKLLTGSGQLLSC; encoded by the coding sequence ATGTTCGAACGCCTCTATCTCTGGACGCTCTCGCTCGCCGCCCGCCGCAGCGCGCAGGTCTGGCTCGCCGTCGTCGCCTTCATCGAGAGCTCCTTCTTCCTGATCCCGGCCGACGTGCTGTTCGTGCCGATGGCGCTGGCCAAGCCCGAGCGGGCCTATCGCCTCGCCTTGATCGCGACGGTGTTCTCGACGCTCGGCGGCATCGCGGGCTACGCGCTCGGCTACTACGCCTTCGACGCGCTGGCGCGGCCGGTCCTCGCGTTCTACGGCAAGCTCGGCGCCTTCGAGCAACTGCGCGCCTGCGCCGGGCCCGATACGACGCTGCTGCTGCTGACCACCTCCGGCCTGGCGCATCTGCCGCCGATCAAGGTGGTGACGATCCTGGCCGGCGCCGTCCATATCGGTCTGGGCTTCTTCGTGCTCTCCTGCGTCCTCGCGCGCGGCGCCCGCTTCTTCGCCCTCGCCTTCCTGCTGCGCCGCTATGGCGAGACGATCCGCCACTTCATCGAGAAGCGGCTAAAGCTGATCGCTCTCGGCGGCGCGGCTCTCCTGATCCTGCTCTATTTCGGCCTCAAGCTGCTGACAGGTTCGGGGCAACTTCTCTCTTGCTGA
- a CDS encoding DUF3617 family protein, with amino-acid sequence MRAVAITVAASVLGAIPAFADELPQRKPGLWESKSTSAEGETSAKQCVGPGTDRAMVGGMAGAACSKMEVTKTGTGYAVATECAIGQIKAVGSSVVTGDFQTSVRTEGTTKLTGMPGQAGTVERKLVVEAKRVGDCGPGQKPGDIIMPDGKVISMPGAAGAKP; translated from the coding sequence ATGAGGGCAGTCGCCATCACCGTCGCAGCCAGCGTTCTGGGGGCCATTCCGGCCTTCGCCGACGAACTTCCACAGCGCAAGCCGGGTCTCTGGGAAAGCAAATCGACGAGCGCCGAGGGCGAGACCAGCGCCAAGCAATGCGTCGGCCCGGGCACTGACCGCGCCATGGTCGGTGGCATGGCTGGCGCCGCCTGCTCGAAGATGGAGGTGACCAAGACCGGAACCGGCTATGCCGTCGCGACCGAGTGCGCGATCGGCCAGATCAAGGCGGTCGGTAGCAGCGTCGTCACCGGCGATTTCCAGACGAGCGTGCGCACCGAAGGCACCACCAAGCTCACCGGCATGCCCGGCCAGGCCGGGACGGTCGAGCGCAAGCTCGTCGTCGAGGCCAAGCGCGTCGGCGATTGCGGCCCGGGCCAGAAGCCCGGCGATATCATCATGCCCGATGGCAAGGTGATCTCGATGCCAGGGGCGGCCGGCGCGAAGCCCTGA
- a CDS encoding DoxX family protein yields MATDIILAGAESAAIAGRLLLGGAFAFAGLRNIVNRGLLASLIGARSVPLPAVTLWLGIALQIIAGLMIICGIQVSLAALMLFAFLLAATPMFNNFWDHQGLDRANRINGFVANIAIAGGILGLIGQT; encoded by the coding sequence ATGGCAACGGACATTATTCTGGCAGGCGCGGAGAGCGCTGCCATCGCCGGGCGGCTGCTCCTGGGCGGGGCCTTCGCCTTCGCTGGCCTGCGCAATATCGTCAACAGGGGCCTGCTGGCGAGCCTGATCGGCGCACGCAGCGTGCCGCTGCCGGCCGTCACCTTGTGGCTCGGCATCGCCTTGCAGATCATCGCCGGGCTCATGATCATCTGCGGCATCCAGGTCTCGCTGGCGGCGCTGATGCTGTTCGCCTTCCTCCTGGCGGCGACGCCGATGTTCAACAATTTCTGGGATCACCAGGGCCTGGACCGCGCCAACCGCATCAACGGCTTCGTCGCCAATATCGCGATCGCCGGCGGCATCCTCGGCTTGATCGGCCAGACCTGA
- a CDS encoding RbsD/FucU domain-containing protein, which yields MLRDIDPVLSADLLWVLAAMGHGDDLALVDANHPAEKIARATTSGRLVRLPGLSMARAARAILSVLPIDDFEPQPARRMLVVGDAGTIPDVQHQVQAELDRALGRPELLAGIERFAFYEAAKQAFAVVQVGDPRPYGCFLFRKGVIAGEPG from the coding sequence ATGCTTAGGGATATCGACCCGGTCCTCTCCGCCGACCTGCTCTGGGTACTCGCCGCCATGGGCCATGGCGACGATCTCGCCTTGGTCGACGCCAACCACCCGGCCGAAAAGATCGCCCGCGCCACGACCAGCGGCCGGCTGGTGCGCCTGCCCGGCCTTTCCATGGCGCGGGCAGCGCGCGCCATCCTCTCGGTGCTGCCGATCGACGATTTCGAACCGCAGCCGGCACGGCGCATGCTGGTTGTCGGCGATGCCGGGACGATCCCGGATGTGCAGCACCAGGTCCAGGCTGAGCTCGACCGGGCCCTCGGGCGTCCGGAGCTACTCGCCGGCATCGAACGTTTCGCCTTCTACGAGGCGGCGAAGCAGGCCTTCGCCGTGGTGCAGGTCGGCGATCCCCGCCCCTATGGCTGCTTCCTGTTCCGCAAAGGCGTGATCGCCGGCGAGCCCGGCTGA
- a CDS encoding amidohydrolase family protein, translating into MRIDAHQHFWSLARGDYGWLTPALGPIYRDFGPADLAPLLAAQGIERTILVQAAPTEAETAYLLDIAGKTPFVAGVVGWTDFDASDAVKRITALADDPLLVGLRPMVQDIPDDDWLARPQLSPAFKAMIANGLVFDALLKPRHIAAMLAMLERHPTLTCVIDHGAKPDLVTGDLAGWRDGMSALAEHSRLACKLSGLVTEAGPDWTLETLRPVVDHLLASFGPERLIFGSDWPVVMLRASYGQWIEAAEALLSDLTKAQRAAVFGGNARKLYLSQRGRQ; encoded by the coding sequence ATGCGCATCGACGCCCACCAGCACTTCTGGAGCCTCGCCCGCGGCGATTATGGCTGGCTGACGCCGGCGCTCGGACCGATCTATCGCGATTTCGGCCCGGCCGACCTCGCCCCGCTTCTTGCCGCGCAGGGCATTGAACGCACCATCCTGGTCCAGGCGGCTCCGACTGAGGCCGAGACGGCCTACCTCCTCGATATCGCCGGGAAGACACCTTTCGTCGCTGGCGTCGTCGGCTGGACCGATTTCGATGCATCCGACGCAGTGAAGCGCATCACAGCCCTGGCCGACGATCCGCTGCTCGTCGGCCTGCGGCCCATGGTCCAGGACATCCCCGATGACGACTGGCTGGCGCGCCCGCAACTGTCACCGGCCTTCAAGGCGATGATCGCAAACGGCCTCGTCTTCGACGCGTTGCTGAAGCCGCGCCATATCGCAGCGATGCTCGCCATGCTCGAGCGGCATCCGACCCTGACCTGCGTCATCGACCATGGCGCCAAGCCCGACCTCGTCACCGGCGACCTCGCCGGCTGGCGCGACGGCATGAGCGCGCTCGCAGAGCATTCTCGCCTCGCCTGCAAGCTCTCTGGACTCGTCACCGAGGCCGGCCCGGACTGGACGCTGGAGACGCTCCGACCGGTCGTGGACCATCTCCTCGCCAGCTTCGGCCCGGAGCGGTTGATCTTCGGCAGCGACTGGCCGGTGGTGATGCTGCGCGCCTCCTATGGGCAATGGATCGAGGCTGCCGAAGCGCTCCTCTCCGACCTCACCAAAGCGCAGCGCGCTGCCGTCTTCGGCGGCAATGCCCGAAAACTCTATCTCTCGCAGCGCGGACGTCAGTGA